A genomic segment from Melanotaenia boesemani isolate fMelBoe1 chromosome 9, fMelBoe1.pri, whole genome shotgun sequence encodes:
- the LOC121646083 gene encoding cylicin-1-like, with protein sequence MIAPLPSCKKKDKKKKKKKDKKKKKKKKDSSSSSSDSSSNDDKKKKKKKDKKKKDKKKDSDSGSDDDKKKKTKKKDKKKKKKKDKKKNSSSSSPSLSDSSSDSSKENKKEKKEESSGSFGGKTDKEKPFESPYGEQSDKPKMEASGLGGGGLSTSSSKQSSAQAGPFTSLPSKPVVKLDPLSSSAASKPSISGSHRDWVGIHRSPSPMESLIGSPRRTGDGTTRTTVYLTSTDLLRGPKPYQP encoded by the exons ATGATAGCTCCTCTTCCTTCTTGT aaaaagaaagacaagaaaaagaagaaaaagaaagataagaagaagaagaagaagaagaag GattcctcttcatcctcaaGTGATTCTTCTAGCAATgatgacaagaagaaaaagaaaaaaaaggacaagaaaaagaaagacaagaaaaag GACTCAGATTCTGGCAGTGATgatgacaagaagaagaaaacgaagaagaaagacaagaagaagaaaaaaaagaaagacaaaaaaaag AACTCAAGCTCCAGTTCACCGAGCTTGTCTGATAGCTCCAGTGATAGCAGCAAAGAgaataaaaaggagaagaaggaaGAG AGTTCAGGATCATTTGGAGGTAAAACTGACAAGGAGAAGCCATTT GAAAGCCCCTATGGTGAACAAAGTGACAAGCCAAAAATGGAAGCTTCAGGCTTAGGCGGTGGCGGCCTTTCAACCAGCAGCTCCAAGCAAAGCAGCGCTCAGGCCGGTCCGTTCACATCACTTCCCTCCAAACCTGTTGTAAAACTGGATCCTCTGAGTTCTTCAGCTGCGTCTAAGCCGTCCATCTCTGGATCCCACAGAGACTGGGTTGGGATTCACAGGTCCCCCAGCCCCATGGAGAGCCTGATAGGGAGCCCCAGGAGGACTGGAGATGGAACAACCCGCACCACTGTTTACCTCACCTCAACTGACCTGCTGAGAGGCCCCAAACCTTACCAACCATGA
- the LOC121645472 gene encoding probable H/ACA ribonucleoprotein complex subunit 4, which translates to MDLDLSSAVNKDEDVKKEDAQKNELSWPWGKNKDKDKSKDKDKGDSKHKSDSKDKSDSKDKSDKDKSDSKHKSDSKDKSDSKDKSKDGHGHDKKKKKKGEKKEGKKGSSSSSSDED; encoded by the exons ATGGATTTGGATTTGTCATCAG ctgtgAATAAAGACGAAGACGTGAAGAAGGAGGATGCACAGAAGAATGAGCTAAGCTGGCCTTGGGGCAAGAACAAAGATAAGGATAAGAGCAAAGATAAGGACAAG ggggacAGCAAGCACAAGTCGGACAGCAAGGACAAGTCAGACAGTAAGGACAAGTCTGACAAAGACAAGTCTGACAGCAAGCATAAATCGGACAGCAAAGACAAGTCGGACAGCAAAGACAAGTCCAAGGATGGACATGGCCAtgataagaagaagaagaagaagggtgaaaagaaagaggggaaaaaaggatcctcctcttcctcctctgatgaG gACTGA